Genomic window (Leisingera methylohalidivorans DSM 14336):
GCCGTTCTTTTTCCAGCCGAAGATCCAACCAGTGACGCCGTTCTTCACATAGGCGGAGTCGGTGACCACGGTGATCGTGGACGGCCGCGCCAGGCTTTCAAGCGCATTGATCGCCGCCAGCAACTCCATCCGGTTGTTGGTGGTCTCGGCCTCGCCGCCCTGGAGTTCTTTTTCTTTGACGATGGTGTCACCGTCCATGGCGCGCAGCAGGACGCCCCAGCCGCCGGGGCCGGGATTTCCAGAACAGGCGCCGTCGGTATAAGCAAATAATTCAGGCATGCGCGGTCAGTACTACGAACTCCTCGTGTGTGCCAGCCAGTCCTTTGCCGGTGCCGCGGCGGCTGCCGAGGAGGGTGAAACCGGC
Coding sequences:
- the rnhA gene encoding ribonuclease HI gives rise to the protein MPELFAYTDGACSGNPGPGGWGVLLRAMDGDTIVKEKELQGGEAETTNNRMELLAAINALESLARPSTITVVTDSAYVKNGVTGWIFGWKKNGWKTSGKKPVKNVELWQRLDEAQRRHKVTWEWVKGHAGHPENEHADELARAGMAPFKKKKRA